The Impatiens glandulifera chromosome 8, dImpGla2.1, whole genome shotgun sequence genome includes a window with the following:
- the LOC124913017 gene encoding agamous-like MADS-box protein AGL62, whose protein sequence is MENIPSNSRANKRSKGRQRILMDRRREREEDRQVTFSKRRSGLYKKISELSLVCAIDFIIMILSPSGKLHSFASPNMELIAMKLLNNKKFESNVETDFLMETSVRENLARLTSQLVEVKNLLDKEKEREKQIDKMVKARKTKLIIDTPVSDLNEGDAKMLEDYKLT, encoded by the coding sequence ATGGAAAACATCCCTAGCAACTCTAGAGCAAACAAGCGTTCAAAAGGCCGTCAGAGAATTCTCATGGACCGACGCCGAGAGAGGGAAGAAGATCGACAAGTCACTTTCTCCAAACGCCGCAGTGGTTTGTACAAAAAGATCAGTGAATTGAGCCTCGTTTGTGCTATCGATTTTATTATCATGATCTTATCTCCATCGGGGAAGCTCCACTCATTTGCTTCTCCGAACATGGAGTTGATTGCAATGAAACTACTCAATAACAAGAAATTCGAGAGCAATGTGGAAACCGATTTTCTTATGGAGACGTCCGTTAGAGAAAATCTGGCTAGACTAACTAGCCAACTTGTTGAGGTAAAGAATCTACTGGATAaggagaaagaaagagaaaaacaaataGATAAAATGGTTAAAGCACGTAAAACGAAATTGATTATTGATACTCCTGTTTCGGATCTCAATGAGGGTGATGCTAAAATGTTAGAGGATTATAAACTAACTTAG